One Thermus caldifontis DNA segment encodes these proteins:
- a CDS encoding YceD family protein, which translates to MEYREVASINLARLLREGGTVRATGVVQEAFWVGEERFPLEGEATWKVAVSAVGGDEYWLSGEVEGVALMECRRCLKPTPTPIHAHFQHLLRYQQGLGKVVFHEEAEEEYYTFGEPDLDLLPFLTEAFVTEMPYTVLCQEGCKGLCPVCGADRNLVDCGHEPEVHHPFLGLKDLLPEL; encoded by the coding sequence ATGGAATACCGCGAGGTGGCAAGCATCAATCTGGCCCGCCTCTTGCGAGAAGGAGGAACGGTTCGCGCCACAGGCGTGGTGCAGGAAGCCTTTTGGGTAGGCGAGGAGCGCTTCCCCTTGGAAGGCGAGGCCACCTGGAAGGTGGCGGTTTCCGCCGTGGGCGGGGACGAGTACTGGCTTTCGGGTGAGGTGGAGGGCGTGGCCCTCATGGAGTGCCGCCGCTGCCTCAAGCCCACCCCTACCCCCATCCACGCCCACTTCCAGCACCTTTTGCGCTACCAGCAGGGCCTGGGCAAGGTGGTCTTCCACGAGGAGGCGGAGGAGGAGTACTACACCTTTGGCGAGCCCGACCTGGACCTTCTTCCCTTCCTCACCGAGGCCTTCGTCACGGAGATGCCCTATACCGTCCTCTGCCAGGAGGGGTGCAAGGGCCTCTGCCCCGTGTGTGGGGCGGACCGCAACCTGGTGGACTGCGGCCACGAGCCGGAGGTCCACCACCCCTTCTTGGGCCTTAAGGACCTCCTTCCCGAACTCTAG
- a CDS encoding RluA family pseudouridine synthase: protein MVRFRAQGVRLDQAVAEACGVSRSRAQEWIAQGRVQVGERVVEKAAYRLKGEEVLVLPPEETPFVLPEELDIPVLYEDEDLLVLNKPAGLLTHPAPGVYSGTVVNALLGRYFPPVEAKRPELVRPGIVHRLDKDTSGVMVVAKHGGALEALARAFRDRLVMKRYLAITEGHPREGALIAPIGRHPVERHKMHVGGIAPRYAETEFRILATAGPLALVEARPHTGRTHQIRVHLKHLKAPILGDAVYGRESPHIPRQALHAYELRFPHPRTGRILEFQAPVPMDMVQAWEALGGRWPEGLEREGYREAAGS from the coding sequence ATGGTGCGCTTTCGTGCCCAGGGGGTGCGCCTGGACCAGGCGGTGGCCGAGGCCTGTGGGGTGAGCCGCAGCCGGGCCCAGGAGTGGATCGCCCAGGGCCGGGTCCAGGTAGGGGAGAGGGTGGTGGAGAAGGCCGCCTACCGCCTTAAAGGGGAGGAGGTTTTGGTCCTCCCCCCGGAGGAAACGCCCTTCGTGCTTCCGGAGGAGCTAGACATTCCCGTGCTGTATGAGGACGAGGACCTCCTGGTCCTCAATAAGCCCGCAGGGCTTCTAACCCACCCGGCTCCCGGGGTCTATTCGGGCACCGTGGTGAACGCCCTTTTAGGCCGGTATTTCCCTCCCGTGGAGGCAAAGCGGCCCGAGCTGGTACGGCCGGGCATCGTGCACCGGCTGGACAAGGATACCAGCGGGGTCATGGTGGTGGCCAAGCACGGGGGGGCCCTCGAGGCCCTGGCCCGGGCCTTCCGCGACCGGTTGGTGATGAAGCGCTACCTGGCCATCACCGAAGGGCATCCCCGGGAAGGGGCCCTCATCGCCCCCATCGGCCGCCATCCCGTGGAGCGGCACAAGATGCATGTTGGGGGGATTGCGCCTCGGTATGCGGAGACCGAGTTCCGCATCCTGGCCACGGCGGGACCTTTGGCCCTGGTGGAGGCCCGGCCCCACACGGGGCGCACCCACCAGATCCGCGTCCACCTGAAGCATTTGAAGGCCCCTATCCTGGGGGATGCCGTCTACGGCCGGGAAAGCCCCCACATCCCGCGCCAAGCCCTGCACGCCTATGAGCTCCGCTTCCCCCACCCCCGCACCGGCCGCATCCTGGAGTTCCAGGCCCCGGTGCCGATGGATATGGTCCAGGCCTGGGAGGCCCTGGGGGGGAGGTGGCCGGAAGGCCTCGAGCGGGAAGGGTACAGGGAGGCGGCGGGGTCCTGA
- the fabD gene encoding ACP S-malonyltransferase, translating into MYAALFPGQGSQRVGMGRALYEASPAAKEVLDRAEATLPGLLALMWEGPEEALTLTENQQPALLAVGYAAYRAFLEAGGKEPLLAAGHSLGEWTAHVAAGTLELEDALRLVRLRGRYMQEAVPPGKGAMAAILKLPLKAIQEALAGLEGVEIANLNAPEQTVISGEKGAVEEAAERLKEKRARVVFLPVSAPFHSSLMASAKERLARDLAQVALRKPRFPVYSNVTASPEEDPERIRALLLEQITAPVRWVEILRDMEGRGIRRFLEFGSGEVLKGLVARTLKEAQALSVGDPEGVRKALEVEDA; encoded by the coding sequence ATGTACGCCGCCCTCTTTCCGGGCCAAGGCTCCCAGCGGGTGGGTATGGGAAGGGCCCTCTACGAGGCCTCTCCCGCCGCCAAAGAGGTGCTGGACCGGGCCGAGGCCACCTTGCCCGGGCTTCTTGCCCTCATGTGGGAAGGCCCCGAGGAAGCCCTCACCCTCACGGAAAACCAGCAACCCGCCCTCCTGGCGGTGGGCTACGCCGCCTACCGGGCCTTTCTGGAGGCCGGGGGGAAGGAACCCCTTCTGGCCGCAGGCCATTCCCTGGGGGAATGGACCGCCCACGTGGCCGCAGGCACCCTGGAGCTGGAGGATGCCCTGAGGCTGGTGCGCCTCAGGGGCCGGTACATGCAGGAGGCCGTACCCCCAGGAAAGGGGGCCATGGCCGCCATCCTAAAGCTTCCCCTCAAGGCCATCCAGGAGGCCTTGGCGGGGCTAGAGGGGGTGGAGATCGCCAACCTCAATGCCCCCGAGCAGACGGTGATCTCCGGCGAGAAGGGGGCGGTGGAAGAGGCGGCGGAAAGGTTAAAGGAAAAGCGGGCCCGGGTGGTCTTCCTGCCGGTCTCCGCCCCCTTCCACTCCTCCCTGATGGCTTCCGCCAAGGAACGCCTGGCCCGGGACCTGGCCCAGGTGGCCCTGAGGAAACCCCGCTTTCCCGTTTACTCCAACGTGACCGCCAGCCCCGAGGAGGACCCCGAGCGCATCCGTGCGCTTCTCCTGGAGCAGATCACCGCCCCGGTACGCTGGGTGGAGATCCTAAGGGATATGGAAGGGAGGGGCATCCGGCGCTTTTTGGAGTTTGGTAGCGGCGAGGTGCTCAAGGGCCTGGTGGCCCGCACCCTGAAGGAAGCCCAGGCCCTTTCCGTGGGGGACCCGGAAGGGGTAAGGAAAGCGTTGGAGGTGGAGGATGCGTAA
- a CDS encoding beta-ketoacyl-ACP synthase III, with protein MSGILALGAYVPKRVMKNEEFEAYLDTSDEWIVTRTGIRERRIAAEDEYTSDLAFQAVEDLLKRHPGALAGVDGVIVATNTPDALFPDTAALVQARFGIQGFAYDLLAGCPGWLYALAQAHALVEAGLARKVLVVGAEALSKILDWNDRATAVLFGDAGGAAVVGRVREGFGFRSFVLGADGSGAKELYHACVAPRLPDGTSMRNRLYMNGREVFKFAVRVMNTATLEAIEKAGLTPEDIKVFVPHQANLRIIDAARERLGLPWERVVVNVDRYGNTSTASIPLALKEAVDDGRIQEGDHVLLVSFGAGLTWAAAVLTWGGA; from the coding sequence ATGAGCGGCATCCTGGCCCTGGGGGCTTACGTCCCCAAGAGGGTCATGAAGAACGAGGAGTTTGAGGCCTATCTGGACACCTCGGACGAGTGGATCGTGACCCGCACCGGCATCCGGGAACGGCGCATCGCCGCCGAGGACGAGTACACCTCGGACCTGGCCTTCCAGGCGGTGGAGGACCTCCTCAAGCGGCACCCGGGGGCTTTGGCAGGGGTGGACGGGGTCATCGTGGCCACCAACACCCCCGATGCCCTCTTCCCCGACACCGCCGCCTTAGTCCAGGCCCGCTTCGGCATCCAGGGCTTCGCCTACGATCTGTTGGCGGGCTGCCCAGGATGGCTTTACGCCCTAGCCCAAGCCCACGCCCTGGTGGAGGCGGGCCTGGCCCGGAAGGTCCTGGTGGTGGGAGCCGAGGCGCTTTCCAAGATCCTGGACTGGAACGACCGGGCCACCGCAGTCCTCTTCGGGGACGCCGGGGGCGCGGCGGTGGTGGGAAGGGTGCGGGAAGGCTTCGGCTTCCGCTCCTTCGTGCTGGGGGCGGACGGCAGCGGGGCCAAGGAGCTCTACCATGCCTGCGTGGCCCCTAGGCTTCCCGACGGAACCTCCATGCGTAACCGCCTCTACATGAATGGGCGGGAGGTCTTCAAGTTCGCCGTGCGGGTGATGAACACCGCCACCCTCGAGGCCATAGAGAAAGCCGGCCTCACCCCCGAAGACATCAAGGTCTTCGTGCCCCACCAGGCGAACCTCAGGATCATTGACGCCGCCCGGGAGCGCCTGGGCCTTCCCTGGGAGCGGGTGGTGGTGAACGTGGACCGCTACGGCAACACCTCCACCGCCTCCATCCCCTTAGCCCTTAAGGAGGCGGTGGACGACGGCCGGATCCAAGAAGGGGATCACGTGCTCCTGGTTTCCTTTGGGGCCGGGCTCACCTGGGCTGCGGCGGTACTCACCTGGGGGGGAGCCTGA
- the fabG gene encoding 3-oxoacyl-[acyl-carrier-protein] reductase, with the protein MRKALVTGASRGIGRAIALRLAKEGYALVIHYGQNRQKAEEVAEEARRLGSPLVGVLGANLLEAEAATGLVHAAAEILGGLDTLVNNAGITRDTLLIRMKDEDWEAVLEANLSAVFRTTREAIKLMMKARFGRIVNITSVVGILGNPGQANYVASKAGLIGFTRAVAKEYAARGITVNAVAPGFIETEMTEKLPPEVREAYLKSIPAGRFGRPEEVAEAVAFLVSEAAGYITGQTLCVDGGLTPH; encoded by the coding sequence ATGCGTAAGGCACTGGTGACGGGGGCCAGCCGGGGCATCGGCCGGGCCATCGCCCTGAGGCTGGCCAAGGAAGGCTACGCCTTGGTGATCCACTACGGCCAGAACCGACAGAAGGCGGAGGAGGTGGCGGAGGAGGCCAGGAGGCTGGGAAGCCCCCTGGTGGGGGTTTTGGGGGCCAACCTCCTGGAGGCGGAGGCCGCCACAGGCCTGGTCCACGCGGCAGCGGAGATCCTGGGGGGGCTGGACACCCTGGTGAACAACGCCGGCATCACCCGGGATACCCTCCTCATCCGCATGAAGGATGAGGACTGGGAGGCGGTCCTCGAGGCCAACCTCTCCGCGGTCTTCCGCACCACCCGCGAGGCCATCAAGCTCATGATGAAGGCCCGCTTCGGGCGCATCGTGAACATCACCAGCGTGGTGGGCATCCTGGGCAACCCCGGCCAGGCCAACTACGTGGCCTCCAAGGCAGGGCTCATCGGCTTCACCCGGGCGGTGGCCAAGGAGTACGCCGCCAGGGGGATCACGGTGAACGCCGTGGCCCCTGGGTTCATCGAAACGGAGATGACGGAAAAGCTCCCGCCGGAGGTGCGGGAGGCCTACCTGAAGAGCATCCCTGCGGGGCGCTTCGGCCGCCCCGAGGAGGTGGCCGAGGCCGTGGCCTTCCTGGTCTCCGAGGCCGCCGGGTACATCACCGGCCAGACCCTATGCGTGGACGGGGGGCTCACCCCCCATTGA
- the acpP gene encoding acyl carrier protein — MTEQEIFEKVKAVIAEKLSAEPEKITLEARFIEDLGADSLDTVELIMGLEDEFGLEISDEEAEKIRTVKDAVTYIQAKLG, encoded by the coding sequence ATGACGGAGCAGGAAATCTTTGAAAAGGTCAAGGCGGTTATCGCGGAAAAGCTCTCGGCGGAACCGGAGAAGATCACCCTCGAGGCCCGCTTCATCGAGGACCTGGGGGCGGACAGCCTGGACACCGTGGAGCTGATCATGGGCCTGGAGGACGAGTTCGGCCTGGAGATCTCCGACGAGGAGGCGGAAAAGATCCGCACCGTGAAGGATGCGGTGACCTACATCCAGGCCAAGCTGGGTTAA
- a CDS encoding ABC transporter ATP-binding protein — MSLNPTRPEDLGPILLLVNNIEVVYHDIIQVLRGVSLKVPEGRITALLGPNGAGKTTTLRAISGLLIPEDGEVVRGEILYQGKPIHNRPPEEIVRMGIVQVLEGRRVFKHLTVEENLWVGTLTRRALGLKEEMERIYHYFPRLADLRNRLAGYCSGGEQQMIAIGRALLAKPKLLLLDEPSLGLAPILVREIFDIVARVNAEEGVTVLVVEQNARVALSIAHYGYIMETGRIVLEGDREYLLENPDVQEFYLGVAKGGGRKSFKEVKAYKRRKRFM, encoded by the coding sequence ATGAGCCTGAACCCCACACGCCCCGAAGACTTAGGCCCCATCCTCCTCTTGGTCAACAACATCGAGGTGGTCTACCACGACATCATCCAGGTGCTCCGCGGTGTCTCCCTAAAGGTGCCCGAAGGGCGCATCACCGCCCTCTTAGGCCCCAACGGGGCGGGGAAGACCACCACCTTGAGGGCCATCTCCGGCCTCCTCATCCCCGAGGATGGGGAGGTGGTGAGGGGGGAGATCCTCTACCAGGGGAAGCCCATCCATAACCGCCCCCCCGAGGAGATCGTGCGGATGGGGATCGTCCAGGTGCTGGAAGGCCGCCGGGTCTTTAAGCACCTCACGGTGGAGGAAAACCTCTGGGTGGGCACCCTGACCCGAAGGGCCCTGGGCCTAAAGGAGGAAATGGAGCGCATCTACCACTACTTCCCCCGCCTGGCGGACCTCCGCAACCGCTTGGCTGGGTACTGCTCTGGGGGGGAGCAGCAGATGATCGCCATCGGAAGGGCTCTCCTGGCCAAGCCCAAGCTTCTTCTACTGGACGAACCCTCCTTGGGCCTCGCCCCCATTTTGGTGCGGGAGATCTTCGACATCGTGGCCCGGGTGAACGCAGAGGAAGGGGTTACGGTCTTGGTGGTGGAGCAGAATGCCCGGGTGGCCCTTTCCATCGCCCACTACGGCTACATCATGGAAACGGGCCGGATCGTGCTGGAAGGGGACCGGGAATACCTGTTGGAAAACCCCGACGTGCAGGAGTTCTACCTGGGGGTGGCCAAGGGAGGCGGGCGGAAGAGCTTTAAAGAGGTCAAGGCCTACAAGCGGCGAAAGCGGTTCATGTAG
- a CDS encoding DUF2939 domain-containing protein translates to MKARWWLGFLLLFLALAGYLALSPYVALRGLQGAIERRDAAALERYVDFSRVREGLKADLHAAMVKELEKAQEDPFAALGLLLAGGLIEALVEVLLTPEGLASLGTGKDPGEAGLEEVRQWRLRWQGLSRVFIPSFAT, encoded by the coding sequence ATGAAAGCTCGCTGGTGGTTGGGATTCCTCCTCCTGTTCCTGGCTTTGGCAGGCTACCTGGCCCTTTCGCCTTACGTTGCCCTCCGGGGGCTCCAGGGGGCCATTGAGCGCCGGGATGCGGCGGCCCTGGAGCGGTACGTGGACTTCTCCCGGGTTAGGGAAGGCCTCAAGGCGGATCTCCATGCCGCCATGGTTAAGGAACTGGAGAAGGCCCAGGAGGATCCCTTTGCGGCTTTGGGGCTCCTCCTCGCCGGGGGCTTGATCGAGGCCCTGGTGGAGGTCCTGCTTACGCCCGAGGGTCTTGCCAGTTTGGGCACGGGGAAAGACCCCGGGGAGGCCGGTCTGGAAGAGGTGCGCCAATGGCGGCTCAGATGGCAGGGGCTATCCCGGGTTTTTATTCCTTCGTTTGCTACTTGA
- the rpmF gene encoding 50S ribosomal protein L32, giving the protein MAKHPVPKKKTSKARRDARRSHHALTPPTLVPCPECKAMKPPHTVCPECGYYDGRKVLEV; this is encoded by the coding sequence ATGGCCAAGCACCCTGTACCCAAGAAGAAGACCTCTAAGGCGCGGCGCGATGCCCGTAGGAGCCACCATGCCCTGACCCCCCCGACCCTGGTTCCCTGCCCCGAGTGCAAGGCGATGAAGCCCCCGCACACCGTCTGCCCGGAGTGCGGCTACTACGACGGGCGCAAGGTTCTAGAAGTCTAG
- the rocF gene encoding arginase — translation MPPMERVAILGVPMDLGAGRRGVDMGPSALRYARLAEELEGLGFWVEDLGDVGVPLAETLRKGRTHGNGQTYLEEIRQAALELKERLRSLPEGVFPIVLGGDHSLSMGSISGVAQQPLGVVWVDAHADFNTPETSPSGNIHGMPLAVLCGLGHPRLTEAFQAVDPKRVVLVGVRSVDPGEKRLLKELGVTVYTMHEVDRLGVARIAEEVLEGLAGLPLHVSLDADVLDPTLAPGVGTPVPGGLSYREAHLFMEILAHSGRVRSLDLVEVNPILDERNRTAEMMVGLALSLLGKRIL, via the coding sequence ATGCCCCCCATGGAGCGGGTGGCCATCCTAGGAGTGCCCATGGACTTGGGTGCGGGGCGGCGTGGGGTGGACATGGGGCCTTCCGCTTTGCGCTACGCCCGGCTTGCGGAGGAGCTGGAGGGCTTAGGGTTTTGGGTGGAGGACCTGGGCGATGTAGGGGTGCCCCTGGCGGAAACCCTAAGGAAAGGGAGAACCCATGGGAATGGCCAGACCTACCTGGAGGAGATCCGCCAGGCGGCCCTCGAGCTTAAAGAAAGGCTCCGCTCCTTGCCAGAAGGGGTGTTCCCCATCGTCTTGGGTGGGGACCATTCCCTGAGCATGGGCTCGATAAGCGGGGTGGCCCAGCAGCCCCTAGGGGTGGTCTGGGTGGACGCCCACGCGGACTTCAACACCCCGGAAACCAGCCCCAGTGGCAACATCCACGGCATGCCCCTGGCGGTGCTCTGCGGCCTGGGGCATCCCCGCCTGACCGAGGCCTTCCAGGCGGTGGACCCCAAGCGGGTGGTCCTAGTGGGGGTAAGGAGCGTAGACCCTGGCGAAAAGCGCCTTCTGAAGGAGTTGGGGGTTACCGTGTACACCATGCACGAGGTGGACCGCCTGGGGGTGGCCCGCATCGCCGAGGAGGTTTTGGAAGGGCTTGCTGGCCTGCCCCTGCACGTGTCCCTGGACGCCGACGTCCTGGACCCCACCCTGGCGCCCGGGGTGGGGACCCCGGTCCCGGGGGGGCTTTCCTACCGGGAGGCCCACCTCTTCATGGAGATCCTGGCCCATTCGGGCCGGGTGCGAAGCCTGGACCTGGTGGAGGTGAACCCCATTTTGGACGAGCGCAACCGCACGGCGGAGATGATGGTGGGGTTGGCGTTAAGCCTCCTGGGAAAACGTATTCTTTAA
- the lysN gene encoding 2-aminoadipate transaminase: MKTLDWNTLFGERAGRIQASTIRELLKLTQRPGILSFAGGLPAPELFPKEEAAAKAAEILREKGEVALQYGPTEGYLPLRTWVAEWLGVSLEEVLITTGSQQALDLVGKVFLDEGSPLLLEAPSYMGAIQAFRAYGPRFLTVPAGENGPDLGALEEVLERERPRFLYLIPSFQNPSGGLMPLKARQRLVQMVMERGLVVVEDDAYRELYFGETRLPSLFELSREAGYPGVIYLGSFSKVLAPGLRVAFAVAHPEVIVKLTQAKQGVDLHTPVLNQILVHELVKEGFPERLERIRATYRAKALAMLEALEKEMPQEVVYTRPKGGMFVWMTLPEGLSAETLFQRAIEENVAFVPGGPFFANGGGENTLRLSYATLNRERIQEGVRRLGKALMGLLATA, translated from the coding sequence GTGAAAACCCTGGACTGGAATACCCTTTTTGGCGAAAGGGCTGGGCGCATCCAGGCCTCCACCATCCGCGAGCTATTGAAGCTCACCCAGCGCCCCGGCATCCTTAGCTTCGCCGGGGGGCTCCCTGCCCCAGAGCTTTTCCCCAAGGAGGAGGCGGCGGCGAAGGCGGCCGAGATCCTCAGGGAAAAGGGCGAGGTGGCCCTGCAGTATGGGCCTACCGAGGGCTACCTCCCCTTGCGAACATGGGTAGCGGAGTGGCTTGGGGTAAGCCTGGAGGAGGTCCTCATCACCACGGGAAGCCAGCAGGCCCTGGACCTGGTGGGCAAGGTCTTCCTGGACGAGGGAAGCCCGCTGCTCCTGGAAGCCCCCAGCTACATGGGGGCCATCCAGGCCTTCCGGGCCTATGGGCCCCGCTTCCTCACGGTGCCGGCAGGGGAGAATGGGCCGGACCTAGGGGCCTTGGAAGAGGTCCTGGAACGGGAACGCCCCCGTTTCCTCTACCTCATCCCCTCCTTCCAGAACCCTTCCGGGGGGCTCATGCCCCTTAAAGCCCGCCAACGCCTTGTGCAGATGGTCATGGAACGGGGCCTGGTGGTGGTGGAGGACGACGCCTATCGGGAGCTTTACTTCGGCGAAACCCGCCTGCCAAGCCTCTTTGAGCTTTCCCGGGAGGCGGGGTATCCCGGGGTCATCTACCTGGGTAGCTTCTCCAAAGTGCTGGCCCCGGGCCTTAGGGTGGCCTTCGCCGTGGCCCATCCTGAGGTTATCGTTAAGCTCACCCAGGCCAAGCAGGGGGTGGACCTGCACACCCCGGTCCTCAACCAGATCCTGGTGCACGAGCTGGTGAAGGAGGGCTTCCCCGAGCGCCTGGAAAGGATCCGCGCCACCTATAGGGCCAAGGCCCTGGCCATGCTGGAGGCCCTGGAAAAGGAGATGCCCCAAGAGGTCGTCTACACCCGGCCCAAGGGGGGGATGTTTGTGTGGATGACCCTCCCCGAGGGGCTCTCCGCCGAAACCCTCTTCCAAAGGGCTATCGAGGAGAACGTGGCCTTCGTGCCCGGAGGCCCCTTCTTTGCCAATGGGGGCGGGGAGAACACCTTGAGGCTTTCCTACGCCACCCTGAATCGGGAAAGGATCCAAGAGGGGGTCAGGCGGCTTGGAAAGGCGCTGATGGGGCTACTGGCCACGGCCTAG
- the fabF gene encoding beta-ketoacyl-ACP synthase II — MRRVVITGLGPLTPIGVGAEAYHKAQLEGRSGVRPITRFDASALPVRIAAEVDVNPEAFIDKKELRRLDRFVQYALIAAELALRDAGLETSALDPERVGTLVGTGIGGMETWEAQSKVFLERGPNRISPFFIPMMIANMASAHIAMRYGFMGPSSTAVTACATGSDALGNALRMIQLGEADVVLAGGTEAAITPMAIGAFAVMRALSTRNEEPTKASRPFTLSRDGFVMGEGAGVLVLEEYEHAKRRGARIYAEVVGFGRSADAHHITEPHPEGKGAALAMRRALLDARVDPEAVGYINAHGTSTPVGDRAEVLAIKEVFGEHAKRLMVSSTKSMTGHLLGAAGGIEAIATVQALYHGVIPPTINLEDPDPELDLDFVPEPREAKVTYALSNSFAFGGQNAVLLFKRV; from the coding sequence ATGCGACGCGTGGTCATCACCGGCCTAGGCCCCTTAACCCCCATCGGCGTGGGGGCCGAAGCCTACCACAAAGCCCAGCTGGAAGGCCGAAGCGGGGTGCGCCCCATCACCCGCTTTGATGCCTCCGCCTTGCCGGTGCGCATCGCCGCCGAGGTGGACGTCAATCCGGAGGCGTTCATAGACAAAAAGGAACTCCGGCGGTTGGACCGCTTCGTCCAGTACGCCCTGATCGCCGCCGAGCTGGCCCTTAGGGATGCGGGGCTGGAAACAAGCGCCCTGGACCCCGAGCGGGTGGGGACCCTGGTGGGCACGGGCATCGGGGGCATGGAGACCTGGGAGGCCCAGAGCAAGGTCTTCCTGGAGCGGGGCCCAAACCGCATCAGCCCCTTTTTCATCCCCATGATGATCGCCAACATGGCCTCGGCCCACATCGCCATGCGCTATGGTTTCATGGGACCGAGCTCCACGGCGGTCACCGCCTGCGCCACGGGCTCGGATGCCCTCGGAAATGCCCTCCGCATGATCCAGCTGGGGGAAGCCGACGTGGTCCTCGCTGGGGGCACGGAGGCCGCCATCACCCCCATGGCCATCGGGGCCTTCGCCGTGATGCGGGCCCTTTCCACCCGGAACGAGGAGCCCACCAAGGCGAGCCGGCCCTTCACCCTAAGCCGGGATGGCTTCGTGATGGGGGAAGGGGCGGGGGTCTTGGTGCTGGAAGAGTACGAGCACGCCAAAAGGCGGGGCGCCAGGATCTATGCCGAGGTGGTGGGGTTTGGCCGGAGCGCCGACGCCCACCACATCACCGAGCCCCACCCAGAGGGCAAAGGCGCTGCCTTGGCCATGCGCCGCGCCCTCTTGGATGCCAGGGTGGACCCCGAGGCGGTGGGCTACATCAACGCCCACGGCACCTCCACCCCCGTGGGGGATCGGGCGGAGGTCCTGGCCATCAAGGAGGTCTTTGGGGAGCACGCCAAAAGGCTTATGGTCTCCAGCACCAAGAGCATGACCGGCCACCTCCTGGGGGCCGCCGGCGGCATTGAGGCCATCGCCACGGTGCAAGCCCTCTACCACGGGGTCATCCCCCCCACCATCAACCTGGAGGACCCCGATCCCGAGCTGGACCTGGACTTCGTGCCCGAGCCCCGGGAGGCCAAGGTGACCTACGCCCTCTCCAACTCCTTTGCCTTCGGCGGGCAAAACGCCGTCCTGCTCTTCAAACGGGTTTAG
- a CDS encoding deoxyguanosinetriphosphate triphosphohydrolase: MLIDRERLLEEEAQRLAPYAQKARDTRGRQYPEPESPYRTPYQKDRDRILHTTAFRRLEYKTQVFPNWAGDYYRTRLTHTLEVVQVARSIARALGLNEDLTEAIALSHDLGHPPFGHTGEKVLNDLMQGHGGFEHNAHALRILTQLEVRYPGFTGLNLTYEVLEGIATHEAAYAPGFKPEYEGRGTLEAQVVDLSDAIAYAAHDLDDGLHSGLLRPEELSEVAPLRELAREEGLDLLRFDELSRRILVRQLLGFFITEAIGATHQEVEGAGVQSAEEVRRHPKRLAALTPGAEKTLQELKAFLKERFYRHPEVLRERRKAEMVLEGLFQAYTRYPETLPKEVQAKIPQVGLERAVCDYLAGMTDRYALEAYRKLFP, encoded by the coding sequence ATGCTAATAGACCGGGAAAGGCTTCTGGAGGAAGAGGCCCAGCGCCTGGCCCCCTATGCGCAAAAGGCCCGGGACACCCGGGGAAGGCAGTACCCGGAGCCCGAGTCCCCCTACCGCACCCCTTACCAGAAGGACCGGGACCGCATCCTGCACACCACCGCCTTCCGCCGCCTGGAGTACAAGACCCAGGTCTTCCCCAACTGGGCCGGGGACTACTACCGCACCCGCCTGACCCATACCCTCGAGGTGGTCCAGGTGGCCCGTTCCATCGCCCGCGCCTTGGGCCTCAACGAGGACCTCACCGAGGCCATCGCCCTTTCCCACGACCTGGGCCACCCGCCTTTCGGCCACACGGGGGAGAAGGTCCTGAATGACCTGATGCAAGGCCACGGGGGGTTTGAGCACAACGCCCACGCCCTCAGGATCCTCACCCAGCTGGAGGTGCGCTACCCCGGCTTCACGGGGCTCAACCTCACCTATGAGGTTCTGGAGGGAATCGCCACCCACGAGGCCGCCTACGCCCCCGGCTTCAAGCCGGAGTACGAGGGCAGGGGCACCCTCGAGGCCCAGGTGGTGGACCTCTCCGACGCCATCGCCTACGCGGCCCATGACCTGGACGACGGGCTCCATAGCGGCCTCCTTCGCCCCGAGGAGCTTTCGGAGGTGGCCCCCTTAAGGGAACTGGCCCGGGAAGAAGGGTTGGATCTCCTCCGTTTTGACGAGCTTTCCCGCCGCATCCTGGTGCGCCAGCTTCTGGGGTTTTTCATCACCGAAGCCATAGGGGCCACCCACCAGGAGGTGGAAGGGGCCGGGGTACAAAGCGCCGAGGAGGTGCGCCGCCATCCCAAACGCCTGGCCGCCCTCACCCCTGGGGCGGAAAAGACCCTCCAGGAGCTTAAGGCCTTTCTTAAGGAGCGGTTTTACCGCCATCCCGAGGTCTTGAGGGAACGGCGAAAAGCCGAGATGGTCCTGGAGGGCCTCTTCCAGGCTTACACCCGCTACCCCGAAACCTTGCCCAAAGAGGTGCAGGCCAAAATCCCCCAGGTGGGCTTGGAGCGGGCGGTGTGCGACTACCTCGCCGGCATGACGGACCGGTACGCCCTCGAGGCCTACCGGAAGCTCTTTCCCTGA